Genomic segment of Malania oleifera isolate guangnan ecotype guangnan chromosome 7, ASM2987363v1, whole genome shotgun sequence:
TTATCCTCATATACGAGTCAGGATGAGGATGAGTATAGCTATGTCCCTTCCTATATATGGGCCAGCATAAGGTTATCGTCCTTATATACAGGTTAGCATAAGGATGTGTATAATAGAATCCCTCCTTGTATACTGGCCAAcatgaggttatcctcctcgtataAGGGTTAGCATGAGGATGAATATAGAGTATAGAGTATAGAGTATAGTCCCTCCTCGTATATGGGCCAGCATGAGGTTTTCCTCTTCGTATATAGGTCAGCATGACGATGAGTATGTCAGAGTCCCTTCCTGTATACGGGCCAGCATGAGGttgtatcctcctcgtatacaggtcagcatgaggatgtgtatggcaaattattataaaattatgaCGATAATTCTATGCAGTAATACGGTTCAACGATGTCGTATAGAGTTATGATTATTTATACAGAAATGTGAATCTATACTAGGTTATGTATACATACAACAATATGATCTTATACCAAGTTACAGTTATACATGCATGTACATAGATTTATGAGAATAAAGTATTTGGGGAACTAAAATACGTTTTGAAatggaaatatgtattttcagatatatgtTTATAAGTGTGAGAATAGTATAAATGATTTTACAGTAAAAGTGCATTAATAAATCGTTATATCCTGCTTACTTGACAACTCACCtgctacacactgataataatttatctccacttacttagaggtgtctcaccccatgaaaACTTTAACATTTTATAGATTCACGCGGAGGATAAGAGTAATCAGAATAGCGCAGTTGAAGCGTGGGTGAGATAGAAGGTCTTATctagaattgtattattttattatgtattaatgATTTCTAAGCAGTAGAGATGTAATTTGTGATGTCATaaatgatattattatattgagatgatttagtactctagtaattggTTATTAAGGTCTTTCGTTGTATGAAATGTTCAGGTCagtacaggtggtatcagagaaattgagCAAAaattttcgagtcgttacactAGCGCTCCTAAACAAATTTCTAGATGGATGCTGGGACTCAATATTAAAATGGTTGGTAATTTAAATGATGGGAGTTAAATATATAGTCCTTTGATTCAATTTGAGATAGTCTTGCTTTTATGGAATGAGTTTGTACGTGGGGCACTAATATATTTGTTTTGCATAATCATGCTCTCAAATCTAACTCTAATAAGAGTAGACTAAGACTACTAATACCTTGACCTTAGAGTGAAAATAGcaagttagtggtgactccatcaaaCTTGTACATTATAAATCAATGTTATAAAAATTAGATTGAATGGGTGGTCCAACAAGTTGGATCGGGTACTAATTGCTCCCTCGATCTAGGTTAATAGTAGAAAACAAATGTAGGTTTTAGTCTAAACAAAACTAGCCTGGATAGGTGACCCGATTGACTCGAGGTGATCTCAACTAAACCAAGGTTGCTCAACAAGCCCAAATTCGACCAatttgtttttttccttttttgttaaCATATTTCTAGCCCAAATTTATTGTTTTTAGGCCCAAACtgccaaaaaaaattaaaaattaaaaaaaaaaaaccccattgGCTAGCATGCAACATCTacccaaaattttgtttacttgtTTAGTCTTTACACTTTACATTGTTTACtgtttagactttagggtttcttttcactattatttttttttcctttaattttttttttttcacttgatCATGATTTCACTTCTCTGTTCCAGCTGCTCTTCACTTCATCCTCCTCCATGCTCACAGCCGCACCTAGCCCCTCCTCCTCCACGTCCAGTGCCATAGCTAGCAACTCCTCCACGCCTCTTCTAAGCCCGAGCCACCTACTTCTCTTCCTGTAAACCTTAATTAAAGAAGATACCTATTTATTAagatataatttttcatttcagaTCTTTATTTACGTTTTTGGTTTATGAAAAAACATTATTTCATATATGAGTTTATTAGTTTTTAATGATCTTTGTAAACAAACTTAGGTTGATTTTGGAATACTATGAAATGAATGCGAatgcataaaattttaatatgctGACAGgaaataccaaaaataaaaaattgaactcCTATCAAATCAAATTTCTCAAATGGGAAGATAGAAAATTTCTTAGTTTTGTTAAATTGTTAATTgagaaaattaaataattaattgggtcaattagttaattttttttacgGTATAGGATTAAGCAAAGGGAGACTTATTCTAATCCAATTAAAGGCAACTAGATCTTTCAAATCCATATATGACCTcaatttttttgtcaaaaaaataAATTGGAGTTGGAGGCGAAACACATTGCAGGAACAAAGGGCAATGTTGATTCATGTGAGAAGGTTCCAAATGaagttcttgtttttttttttttttaagtaaaagcTTCATTACAAGAGAATATTGAAAATGCTAAAGAAACGCGAGGGTTGAACTTTGATCCAACTCCATGAGGAGATAATGTACATCACTTTGATGGTGATGACATTCAATAAATTTCCCATTTACCAATCAAAGGGGTTTCAATGAAGAGTGGAAGTTAGCCATATTCtaagggaaaaaaaatgaaatcaacAAGTGGAATAGAGGATTATTTGAATCGTGATATTTCTAATCACTCTCAACCTAGTATAAAGATATGTTTGTAGAGTCTTGAGAGATGGCATGATACTGATTTTGCAATTACTTTATTTTACGATGCTTGTATCCCAATGAATGTTGTGAACTCTCCTTTCTTCCTACATGCCATAAGCAAAACATCATCAACGGTCATGGCTATAATGGTCATTTACATCATGCGATGCGTGTAAGTGTATTAAAAATGCCAAGTGACATGTTCAATTTATTGTTGATTCTTATCGGAAAACTTTGGTAGAGACAGGTTGATTATAATGGGTGTGATGGCTAAACTAATGTTATACAGAGGCATTTCATAAATATCTTGGTGTATTGTCCTAAAGGGATATTAAATTCTAATATTGTGATAAATGCCCCAACATTATCTAGACTTTTTGCTGAAGTTGTTGAAAGGGTTCATGCTAGCAATGTTATTCATATGGTTACAAATAATGTAACCAACTATAAAGTTGCTAGGATGCTTCTTTGTGAGAGATATTCGAATATTAGTTGGCCACCGTGTGCAACTCATTGTATTAATTTGATCATGAAATATGCTACATAAATGTCTTATGTGAAGACTATTTTCATTTTTACTTCAAAAGGTAATTGTCTTCATttacaatcataaatataaattgaattggttGAGAAAAAGGAGTAATTGGGAGGTTTTTCCTCCGAGGATCGCTATAGGGATGGTTTATATAGGATCTAAGAGTACTATACACTTAGGGTTCATATATAATCAATATTTTGTAACCCTAATGTAAGTTGGAGATTGTCCATAGTGAGAATCAGAGTTGTTGCTCCCATAGACGTAGGAAAAAAACCAAACCACGTAAAGCTTGTGTCTTTTGATTGTTTCTTTCGTTCTTCTCAATATTGAGTGTTTGCTTTTttagtattgttcatcattgagtgattgcactgGTTGCTTGTTGATTAATTCGAGAGTGTGTGAAAGACTTCTGTTGTGCATCCGTGAacaacaaatggtatcaaagccattgGTTCACAATGGCTGGGGTCTCTTCGATGAGTTCAATGTTAACAAGTTCGATTGAACTAGGAATTTCAGACTTTAGtagaggagggtgaaggacttgctagtgcagcaagggatggtgaaggctttatacgGAAAGAAGTCGGACAATATGAacgacgcaagttggaaggagctagaAGCAAAGGCTATGTCCACTATCCGACATTGTTTGGTCAATGATGTGATGTGTCAAATCATAGATGAGGAATCACCGGCTGCAATTTGGCTAAAACTTGAAAGTCGACACATGTGTTGcttacgaacaagttgtatcttaagcaaaagctttattggcttaaaATGACAGGGGTTTCGAACctgactcaacacatcaacacttttaatcagatcattagtgatctgaagcaagttgatgtgaagttcgaggaagagaATAAAGCATTGATGCTGCTAAATTACCTATCAATGTCTTCAAATTTGAGAACATGGTTACAACActgacttgggggaaagaaaccctggagctagaggatatcacgagtgcattgctggTGTTCAACCAGAGGAAGAAGGCCAATGATGAGAGTTCACATAATGAAGGGCTCATGGTGAAGGAGAATCAAGATCTTGTGAGGAGCAACTTTCGGGGTGGATCGAGTAGCCATAAAGCTCGGTCCAAATCCAGGTAGAGGAAGGACGtgcggtgttttaagtgtgggaaaaggggcacataaaactcGAGTGTTCGGAGAAGAGGAAGGGGGTTGCTGGAACCAAAGAAGGTTTGCCAAAAACGGTgaatgtagtagaagaaggaTACTTTAGGAGCAGTGACAATGATATGTTCTTGGTTTCATAGGGGTCGGATGAGTTTGcagattcttggatcttggactccttgtgttcttatcatatgacgtCCAACAAGGACTGGTTCACTACGTACATATTGGTTAGTTCTGGTTTCATTCTAATGGGGAACGATGCTGCTTGCAAAGTGATTAGGATGAGGAATGTCATAATCAAGATGTacgatggtgtggtgaggacgttGTGTGATGTGAGGCACATAATAGAGTTAAAGAAGAATCTGGTTTCGTTAGACACCTTGGATTATAATGGGTTCAGTTACAAATCCGAAGGTGAGGTAATAAAGGTGAGCAAGGGTGTTTTGACCGTGATAAAGGGGAAGAGAGTGTTAGGTAATATATATACACTGCTGGGTatcatagttgtaggtggagctgcaactgcAGAGTCTGAGTCTGATAGTACCactttgtggcatatgcgtttTGGGTATATGGGTGAGCGTAGAATGAAGGAACTTCGCAAGAGAAATCTTCTGAAGGGGCTAAAATCATATAAGCTAGAGTTATGCAAGTACTGTTTGCTTGGGAAGCAAAATTGAGTTTAGTTCATGACAACCACGCACAAGATAGAGGGAGTAATGGACTACATTCATTTGGTCGTTTAGGGATCAGTAAGAGTGGCATAACGAAGAGGAAATGTGTATTTCTTGAGCTTCATCAACGACTACTCATGAAAGGTCTAGGTTTACTTCTTGCAGAATAAGTCGGAGATATTTACCAAGTTTAAACTGTGGAAAGTTGAGGTGAAAAATCAGATTGGGAGAAAGATCAAGTTCCTCACGACATACAATGGAACTGAGTGCACAAATTAGAGCTTAAGAAAAGAAATCTTTTGAACGGGGTAAAATCATGTAAGTTGGAGTTCTGCAAGTATTGTTTGCTTGGGAAGCAGAATTGAGTTCAATTTATGACAGCCACACATAAGATAGAGTGAGTACTAGACTACATTCATTTGGACGTTTGGGGACCAGTAGGAGTGGCATAATGAGGGGGACATGTGTATTTCTTGAGTTTCATCAACGATTACTCACaaaaggtctgggtttacttcttGTGGAATAAGTTGGAGAAATTTAcaaagtttaaattgtggaaagttgaGGTGGGAAATCAGACCGGGAGAACGATCAAGTTCCTCAAGACATACAATGGAACTGAGTGCACAAACTTGGGTTTTGGAGGGTTCTGCGAGTAGCATGGCACAAGGAGACATTTTATAGTATGTCAGATACTGCAACAAAATGGCGTGGCAAAATGGTGAATCGAACCTTAACTGAAAGGGCTCGGTGCCTCAGGATGCATGTTGGGCTCATTGTGAATTTCTGGGTTGAGGTGGTTAGTATGACTTGTTCTTGGTAAAAAAATCACCGAGGACATCACATAATGAGAAAGTTGctgaggaggtgtggacaggtaaTGAGGTTGATTACTATggattgagagtatttgggtgtctagCCTATGCGCACAttcctagtgaggagagatctaagCTTGAGATGAAGTCTAGATGGTGTATCTTTCTAGAATATCAGAAAGATGTGAAAGGGTTCAATTTATGGGATCCAATAGCAAagaaggtggtgattagtagagacgTGGTTTTCAAAAAGAAAACCATGTTGCGGCGTACCCAAGAGGAAATAGAGAAATGGGTGCTAGAAAATCGCAGCAGCAATAATTCTTCGATTGAGGTGGAGATAGAGACTTAGGGCAGACATGCAAGGAGACCTAGCCTGAGAGATCACCAGGTGGTGCAGGTGAAGTCAAAAACTCAGGGTGGAGATGATGGTGTTGAAAACACAGGAAGTTCTAGCTCAAATGACTAGCAGTCACGTCGTAGCAAGTTGTAGACAGACGTATACATGTTGTTAGGCCACCCCCCAAGTACAGTTTTGACAATCtagtgtcttatgcacttatcactagcagcggggatcctactacctttcaggaggTCGCGTACAACCAAGGGAAGGGTAGCTGGATAGGCGCTGTGGTGGAGAAGATGGATTCGTTGCATAAGAACAATATGCGAGACTTGGTGAAGCTTCCAGCTGGGAATCAAGCGGTATATAGGAAGAGGGAAGTGGTTTCAAAAGAGGAAAGAGATAAGTACAAGGCTTTcttggtagcaaagggatacttgctgaggaagggagtagattatgatgaaatattcTTTCATGTGGTCAGGCACACTCCCATTGGGGTAGTGTGGGGATTGGTGGCGCCACATGATATGTATCTCAAGAAGATGGACCTAGAGACGAcgttcctccatggtgatctagAGAAGCTAATTTACATGATACAGCCAGAAGGGTTTAGCCAACTTAGACAGGAGCACTTTGTCTACAAATTGAAGAAGTCACTGTATAGGCTAAAACAGTCTTTGAGGTAGTGGTACAAGAGGTTTCACGCCTATTTAACTCGTATGGGTTGCATGAGGTGTGAGTACAATTGTTGCGTCTATGTGAGGAGTCTTGTTGACGAGTCTCTTATATTTTTGCTACTGCATGTTGACGATGTGCTAGTTGCTGCTAAAGAAATGACTGAGGTGAATCGATTGAAGACTCTCTTGGGAAAAGAGTTGATATGAAAGACTTTGGTGCAGCTAAAAGGATACTCggcatggagattcgcaaggacagagctgcagggagactatggttatctcagggcggctatgtggagaaggtgctggagaggtttagcatgactaatgctaAGCCGGTAAGCATACCTTTGGCGACTTATTTCAAGTTTTCTACTGCCCAATGGCCAAGGACAGACGATGAGGTTTGTAATATGTTGAAGGTCCCCCATGCTAGAGCAGTAGGTTgtatgatgtatgccatggtaagTACAAGGTCAGACCTAGCATATGCTGTAAgtatggtgagcaagttcttctcaAATCTATGTCGACAACATTGGGATGTtgtcaagtggattctcaggtaATTGAGGGATACAACCGGATATGGAATCATGTTGAGTGGACAACAGAGTAATCTGTTAATGGTAGGGTATATGGATGCTAACTACGCAGGAGACTTGGATGACAAGAGGTCTACCATATGGTACGTATTTagccttgtgggaggacctatttgttggaggtatATGGTGCAGTCACTCGTAGCTTTATCTACTACTGAGTCGGAGTAcatggcagtggctgaggctACTAAGGAAGCGTTGTGGTTTATGAGATTAGTTTGAGAGTTGGTGTCTAGCAAGGTGGAGTTCGATTGTagtgtgatagtcaaagtgtcatctACTTGGCAAAGAATTAGGTGTACCATACGAGGACAAAGCATATTGATATGCGGTATCACAGGGTCAGGGAATTGATTGCTCCAGGAGAACttctacttgagaaggttcataTGTCTAACAATGCAGTTGATATGCTGTCGAAGCGATCCACAACGGACAAGCATTTCTTGAACTTGATCAATGTCTCCAGGTGCTAGACGGGAGATAGTCTTAATCTACTGTCCTGGGTGGAGCAGCAGTTATATTTTTCAGatttcctaagtggtgaatatttgccaaggtggagatttttggggatgtggctcatattttaaGTGGAACACATGAATTGGGAAAGCTACATAAAGTGAGGAACAAGAGCAAGAGAGAAGGTTGCAAAAATAGGGATAACAGTCAATAGTTTGGGCTGTCACTGTCGACAGTTTCATGCAGAATGCAGGGGACTACTTCTCAGCTTCAAACTGTCAATAGTTTGGCCTAAACCATCGATTGTTTTAGTCGATGCACATCACGTAATTTAAATTGGAAGGCTAGTAGATTGGGTAGATCAAAGATTTTTCCTTTGAGGATTGCTATAGggatggtttagataggatctaagtTTCCTGTACGCTTAGAGTTCATATATAATCAATGTTTTGTAACCTTAATGTAAGTTGGACATTGTTCGTAGTGAGAATAAGAGTTGTTGCTTCGGTGGAAGTaggcaaattgtcgaaccacataaatcttgtatCTTTTGATTATTGCTTTCGTTCTTCTCATTACTGAATGTTTGCTTCTttagtattgttcatcattgagtgattgcactggttgtttgttgattaatTCGTGAGTGTGTGAAAGGCTTCCGTTGTGCATCCGCAAACAACAAAAAGTTTTCACGATGATAAGAAACATTTACAATCATTCTAAATGAcatattttagaaaatttgttTAATTGTTGTAAGAATTATGGCTCCACTAATacatttattatatatttgtaattATGATAAGGAACCTGCGTTGGGTTGCATATATGAGGGCATGTATAGATTACGCAGAGGCATCGAGGAGTTGCTCAAGAACAAGAGAAGATTTCATAAGTCCTACACAGATATTATTACAGAGAGATGGGATAAGAAGTTGCGTAAAATTATCCATGTTGCAGCATATTGGTTGAATCCCGTTTTCCAATATAATCCAAAAAAATTTTGTCCCAAGCCAGAgtttatgttaggaattttagatGTCATTGAAAACAAAACTATGGGTAGCAAGACCAAATTATTCGAAGAGATTACAATGTTTAGTGTGCGAGCAAAAGTTTCGGATGACAACTTGCTTATACTACTTGCAAGTCTACTCGTTTCGGTGAgcatatgcaaattattattttCTATCATTTATAAATGAATTcatatcttattttttatttaatttatatttatttctaTGAAGATGAGTAATGAAGTGTTGATATTTTTTCATTGATGCACAGTGAAGATTATTTGGTTGTGATGCCCTAAACTTCGTAGTCAAATAGCATCTTCTTCGGGATGTGAGTGTAATTGAAGTGTCTTTGAATGCATTCATACCAAAAGGAGGAACAGAATAGAGCATCAAAGGTTGAACAACCTTATATATGTTCATTACAACTTGCGGGTGCAAAATAGGTTCGTtagaaaattacttctttttttaGTCATTTGTCGCATAAATTTGAAAAGAGGCTTTATGATGCCTTGGTTATGGATCAATTGATAAAATAGAGTTTTGAGTACTGGAAGGAGAATCCAAAAGAGAACTAgattatgatgaattacaaaacaTGATTAAAGAACAACCAAAATTTAGAGAATCAAGTTCTAAAACTCCTAAAGGTTAGTAATTAATTTGATAAAAAACAGAATGGtatttgaatatttattatttatacgCATTGAGAGCATaagtattattaattttttttctcacttgATTGCATTGTGGATAATGAGAACGATGATGCGATAATACTTGCAGAAGAGCTTCATTTGGCATTTCTTCATGGTGGAGAAATAAACAAGATCACTGATGATGAGAAAGATTGTTTGAATCCATGAGAGAATTAATTTTGGttttatatgttttatttaatttgagaGCTTCAATTGTTGGGTATTACCTAATTAGTTTTAAGCTTATGATGagaaatctaaatttaaattgtTATGTTTTAGTTTGAGGGCTTGAGTTATTCTATTCTTCATAGGTTATGAATGTATGAATGAAGACTTAAATTTGGATTGTcatgttataaatatattttgaaagttTGAGTTGTTCTCTTGTTTGTTAGGGATTAGTCACATGATTGTGACTTTTTTTGTGTCACttttgagaagtttgtatttgtaatGAATCTAATGATAATAAGATGTTTTAATGGTTTAATtgtttttattccttttttaatGGGCATTCGTAATTTTTCAAAAAGAGGTAAGATGATATTTTATTAATATCAAAGGAGCTTGAAGTCAAGATCAATGGCATCAGTAATTTAATTTGCATGATTTTTTAAACACATTATGAAATGATATTAATTATAGTTTATATATCCGGTGTACCTAATGATAGGGGTATGCAATCAGTCAGTTCGGTCAATTCGGCCAGTTAATCAAATTTTTTTAGttaccgaattaaccaaaaattagGTTTGGTTGGGTACGGTTCGGTTGGGGAGTGTATTTTGGTTGGTTCGGTTATAATGGAGAGTTCCGAATTTAATcgaatcaaattataattaattatgaagTAAAATGATTGTATAATTTGTATCCTTTCAAAATTCaacttaataatttatatttaattattaattaattaaataattaattagttacATAATTTTGGAATTTTATGGATTTAGGGAATTGTGGGAacctaaattatataatttatatttaattttaaagaaCAAAGCCCATTTTTATTGCTCACTATGCACAAACAACTAATTAAATGGAAATatgaagggaaaaaaataaaattaaaatataaaaaattcacattttttatttctttattgtgaaatatatatatatatatatatatatatatatatttaaaatgcataggaAACAACTTAatagaattttattttacatgtcattagttttaaaaatttttaatttttaatcgtTGTTTGAATAAATTTTCCTGCTTAATCATATTTAAATaggaaaaatttcaaaaaaaataaattttgggatcttttcatttttatttttctcctaAAATTCTTAATTTATATGGAGGGTAAAACACAAAGGAAAAgaaagttattttatttaattactttggcAGAAAAATCCAAGGAAGCCATTGATGTCCCCATGTAATTGTCTCCCATATTACTCTCTCTTTCTGCATTTTTGTGGTCCCCATCTAATTATTTCTAACTTTAGTGACCGTTTATTTTGACTTTAGTTTTAAATTATCATGTATAATattaagtaatttttaaattattgcCACCATCCAGATTTgtaatatttaaagttttaattttcttGTCTGTATTAATTTTGGATAATTAGTTATGTGGAATATTATGTGTGGATACCCCAAATTGTTTGAGATCTTatataatcaaaatatttttttattttataaaatacaaaatataaaaatattaaagatacagaaaaagaaaaaatcattttgttcattgaaaaaaaaaaaaatcacaggGAGTGAGCGGGGAGTTCAATCTGTAAAAAATTTGTAACTTGTGAGGAAAAAAAGAGAGGTTAGACATGTGctgaaattaagaaataaatgGGATAATTTAAATTGAATTGTTGATTGAGAAACTAATCATTTGTTAAGGGAATTAAGCAATCAAAGTTAATCAAATCAATCACAATTTAATTAAATCATCTCTCAAAAGGCTATAAatagagagatatatatatatatatatatatatatatatagggaaatGGACAGACAAGAGGCATTCTAATAGAAAAGCATTCAAAGAGAGAAATTCTGACAGACAAAAGCATTCAGAGGGAGAGATACGTAGTGTGATAGATTGAGGCACTCGGTGAGCAATCCACACAGTGAGTTAGTTGGAAAAGGTCTTTCAAGTAGTTTTCAATCATAGCAAATTCTGATTGAGAACTCGAAAGAATTGCGGGGGAAAAACtgttgaattctgaagtttggaaaagTTGGAACTTGGGATTTAGAACTATAACTAAAATCAAGAAAGGGGACCTAGAGATTGGAGGAGTTGAAGATAAGAGGTAGgtgtcaattttaatttttttttttatatttaatttggtaTAGAAAATGCAAGAACTAGA
This window contains:
- the LOC131160907 gene encoding secreted RxLR effector protein 161-like, with the protein product MVGYMDANYAGDLDDKRSTIWYVFSLVGGPICWRYMVQSLVALSTTESEYMAVAEATKEALWVRELIAPGELLLEKVHMSNNAVDMLSKRSTTDKHFLNLINVSRC